TTTCCACCATACCTGTTCACAACAGCAATCTTCACAACATCCTTTTTTAAATCCGGTTGGATTACACTATCTAAAACAAGCAATGTTTCTTCAGATTTTTCTGTAATCAAGGTATTGTCAAAAGCATTGATTGCAAAGACATTGGTTGTCTCATCCATCAATGAATTGGTCCATCTCATTTCCACTTTAGCATCAAAATCCTCAGCTTTCACTTCATCCAATACAATGCTAGGCTTAGATTCAATAGCTTCTGTTTCGAATAGGGCTTCGCCATCATCAACTACAAGCTCCCCATGAACCCAAACTTTACTTACATTCAAGTTTCGTAAGTCATCAACCAATGCGAAATTTGCAATTCTGCCTTCTTCAATTGCACCACAGTTTAAGCCATAATGCTCTGCAGGATTGAATGTAGCCATTTTGATGGCTTCCTTAGGATTGATCTTTAATGAAATTGCTTTTTTTATCACATTATCCAAATGCCCTTTAGACAGGTCTTCTGCATCAATGCCATCACACACTAAAAGCCCAAATGGTGGAATAGCCATAGCATCATCAATGGTTTCTGCAAGAACTCTCCCTGCCATTTCCTCTTCAATCAGGTAATTCAACCTATCATCATAATCCAATAGAGCATCCATATTCTTTGCAGAAGATCCTTCCCGAACCATGATTTCCATACCTAACCTTGCCTTTTCAATAGCTTCTTTAAAGCTGGTGCATTCATGGTCAGTAGTAATGCCGTATGATATGTATTTTTCCAAATCTTCACCAGACAATAATGGAGAGTGACCATCAATTGGCTTTCCTAATTTATGAGCGGCTTCTATTTTTCTTAAAGCCTCTTCATCTTCTGCTATAACTCCTGGGACATCCATCATTTCCCCGAGAGCAACCATTTCATCACGTTTCAGCAATTCTTCAATATCTGAACTTGTAAGTGATGCTCCAGAGCTTTCAAAACTTGTAGCGGGAACACATGATGGAACAGCATAATAAAAATCAAATGGCACTTTCTTTCCATCCTCCACCATCCAGTCAATGCCTTCAAGGCCCAAAACATTTGCAATTTCATGAGGATCCGCCACTACAGAAGTGGTTCCATAAGGCAATACCGCTTTAGCAAAATTGGAAGGGGATAACTTTGAACT
The sequence above is drawn from the Methanobrevibacter ruminantium genome and encodes:
- the ade gene encoding adenine deaminase; this encodes MDERIIDVDGNEIIISVDGIDDIEIADIIIEDAEELEGDLIITAKYLNVEFGEVYPAEIVIEDGLFKEVIPIITDDDDELDLDYEGILIPGLIDSHIHIESSKLSPSNFAKAVLPYGTTSVVADPHEIANVLGLEGIDWMVEDGKKVPFDFYYAVPSCVPATSFESSGASLTSSDIEELLKRDEMVALGEMMDVPGVIAEDEEALRKIEAAHKLGKPIDGHSPLLSGEDLEKYISYGITTDHECTSFKEAIEKARLGMEIMVREGSSAKNMDALLDYDDRLNYLIEEEMAGRVLAETIDDAMAIPPFGLLVCDGIDAEDLSKGHLDNVIKKAISLKINPKEAIKMATFNPAEHYGLNCGAIEEGRIANFALVDDLRNLNVSKVWVHGELVVDDGEALFETEAIESKPSIVLDEVKAEDFDAKVEMRWTNSLMDETTNVFAINAFDNTLITEKSEETLLVLDSVIQPDLKKDVVKIAVVNRYGGNNITNGFIKGFNLKKGAFGASVSHDSHNILVIGTNSEDMAKVVNIIREHQGGLVAYSSEDDICEVLELPIAGLMSNMDIDYVADKNRKMRAAINELGCDLTSPFTTLSFMALITIPHFKISNQGLFDADKLEFIDLIHNF